One stretch of Ipomoea triloba cultivar NCNSP0323 chromosome 8, ASM357664v1 DNA includes these proteins:
- the LOC116027514 gene encoding ADP-ribosylation factor-like, with the protein MAHLQFHTHLSPYIYCLTRFRDSFLPAPSLSPPCARFLSLDPSHRNTFQVSPEEREMGLSFTKLFSRLFAKKEMRILMVGLDAAGKTTILYKLKLGEIVTTIPTIGFNVETVEYKNISFTVWDVGGQDKIRPLWRHYFQNTQGLIFVVDSNDRDRIVEARDELHRMLNEDELRDAVLLVFANKQDLPNAMNAAEITDKLGLHSLRQRHWYIQSTCATSGEGLYEGLDWLSNNIANKA; encoded by the exons atGGCGCATTTACAATTCCACACTCACCTGTCGCCCTATATTTATTGCCTCACAAGGTTCCGGGATTCATTTCTCCCagctccctctctctctccgcCGTGCGCgcgctttctctctctagatccATCTCACAGGAACACCTTTCAG GTATCTCCGGAAGAAAGAGAAATGGGACTCAGTTTTACCAAGCTCTTCAGCCGGCTTTTTGCCAAGAAGGAGATGCGCATTCTGATGGTTGGTCTTGATGCAGCTGGTAAGACCACCATCTTGTACAAGCTCAAGCTTGGAGAGATTGTCACTACAATTCCTACCATTG GTTTCAACGTGGAGACTGTTGAGTACAAAAACATCAGCTTCACTGTTTGGGATGTTGGGGGTCAGGACAAG ATCCGTCCATTGTGGAGGCACTATTTCCAGAATACACAGGGCCTCATCTTTGTTGTTGATAGCAATGATAGGGACCGTATCGTGGAGGCAAGAGATGAGTTGCATAGGATGCTGAATGAG GATGAGCTCCGGGATGCTGTTCTACTGGTGTTTGCCAACAAACAAGATCTTCCTAACGCAATGAATGCTGCGGAGATAACAGATAAGCTTGGTCTCCACTCTCTGAGGCAACGCCACTG GTACATCCAGAGCACCTGTGCAACTTCTGGAGAGGGGCTTTATGAAGGTCTTGATTGGCTCTCTAACAACATTGCTAACAAG GCCTAA